One window from the genome of Salvelinus fontinalis isolate EN_2023a chromosome 3, ASM2944872v1, whole genome shotgun sequence encodes:
- the LOC129851110 gene encoding protein SAND-like isoform X1, whose product MAVYVHNKGIPWEVQQNGTLAPVDRLRNERSESPTPGLVVGTEPGAGQKSAMFVHAQSFEDLTADSEPTTEPEPEGETVIGESAEEEALCLGAEQETQEEQQPEVEVEEERPENRSKEEDVCSEVWRSHRKHVFVLSEAGKPIYTRYGTEEALSSTMGVMMALVSVVEADKNIIRSIHADGYKVVFLRKTPLVLVGVSRTCQSDRELTRELQYIYYQIVSLLTLTQLNHIFQHKQNYDLRRLLAGSEHLTDNLLRLLDRDPGLLLSAVTCLPLASSTRDLVSSSLQAAKAKSLVFSILLAGDRLVTLVRKKDQYLHHMDLHLLFNLVGSSSSFRDGEGWTPICLPKFNTAGFFHAHISYLEPASDLCLILVSTDREDFFNLSDCKRRFLERLSRRTAYQSLKEALKCPSYSVTQVGIPELRHFLYKSKSSGLYTSPELPLPYQSLEEQERLMGLYQYLHSRLHQPTRPLRSIYRCGETENLLAWVTSGFELYLCFSPLGTKAMAVAAVNKLLKWIRREEDRLFILSPLTY is encoded by the exons ATGGCTGTATATGTCCACAACAAGGGTATACCGTGGGAGGTCCAGCAGAATGGCACCCTGGCACCAGTGGACCGTCTCCGCAACGAGAGGTCTGAAAGCCCCACTCCAGGCCTGGTGGTGGGCACAGAACCAG GTGCTGGCCAGAAAAGTGCCATGTTTGTTCATGCACAGTCCTTTGAGGACCTGACTGCTGACAGTGAGCCGACTACTGAGCCAGAGCCTGAAGGAGAGACTGTGATTGGAGAGTCAGCAGAGGAGGAGGCTCTATGTCTGGGGGCTGAGCAGGAGACCCAGGAGGAACAGCAGccggaggtggaggtagaggaggagcgCCCAGAAAACAGGAGTAAGGAAGAGGATGTGTGCAGTGAGGTCTGGCGTAGCCACAGGAAGCATGTGTTTGTACTGAGCGAGGCAGGCAAGCCCATCTACACCCGCTACGGCACAGAGGAAGCCCTCTCCAGCACCATGGGGGTCATGATGGCACTGGTCTCTGTCGTGGAGGCAGATAAGAATATAATCCGCTCCATTCACGCAG ATGGTTACAAAGTGGTGTTCCTTCGCAAAACTCCTCTGGTCCTGGTGGGTGTGTCCCGGACctgtcagtcagacagagagCTGACGCGTGAGTTGCAGTACATCTACTACCAGATTGTCAGCCTGCTCACCCTCACCCAGCTCAACCACATCTTCCAGCACAAGCAGAACTACGACCTGCGCCGCCTACTGGCAGGTTCCGAGCACCTCACTGACAACCTGCTGCGTCTGCTGGACCGCGACCCGGGCCTGCTCCTCAGTGCTGTCACCTGCCTCCCCCTGGCCAGCTCCACCCGCGACCTGGTCTCCTCCAGCCTTCAGGCCGCCAAGGCCAAGAGCTTGGTCTTCTCCATCCTCCTGGCTGGGGACCGTCTGGTCACCCTGGTGCGCAAGAAGGACCAGTACCTGCACCACATGGACCTGCACCTGCTCTTCAACCTGGTGGGCTCCTCGTCATCTTTCCGCGATGGCGAAGGCTGGACGCCCATCTGCCTCCCTAAATTCAACACTGCTGGCTTCTTCCATGCCCACATCTCCTACCTGGAGCCTGCCTCTGACCTATGCCTCATCCTGGTGTCCACCGACCGGGAagacttctttaacctgtctgatTGCAAGCGCCGCTTCCTGGAGCGGCTGAGCCGACGCACTGCCTACCAGTCCCTGAAGGAGGCGCTGAAGTGCCCCAGCTACTCTGTCACCCAAGTCGGCATCCCAGAGCTCAGGCACTTTCTGTACAAGTCCAAGAGCTCAGGGCTCTACACTAG CCCTGAGCTGCCCTTGCCATATCAATCTTTAGAGGAGCAGGAGAGGCTGATGGGATTGTACCAGTACCTCCACAGCCGCTTGCACCAACCGACACGTCCCCTGCGCTCCATCTACCGCTGTGGAGAGACTGAGAACTTGCTGGCCTGG GTGACCAGTGGCTTTGAGCTCTACCTCTGTTTCAGTCCTCTTGGGACCAAGGCCATGGCCGTGGCTGCTGTTAATAAGCTGCTGAAGTGGATCAGGAGGGAGGAGGACCGCCTCTTCATCCTTAGTCCCCTGACATACTGA
- the LOC129851110 gene encoding protein SAND-like isoform X2: protein MFVHAQSFEDLTADSEPTTEPEPEGETVIGESAEEEALCLGAEQETQEEQQPEVEVEEERPENRSKEEDVCSEVWRSHRKHVFVLSEAGKPIYTRYGTEEALSSTMGVMMALVSVVEADKNIIRSIHADGYKVVFLRKTPLVLVGVSRTCQSDRELTRELQYIYYQIVSLLTLTQLNHIFQHKQNYDLRRLLAGSEHLTDNLLRLLDRDPGLLLSAVTCLPLASSTRDLVSSSLQAAKAKSLVFSILLAGDRLVTLVRKKDQYLHHMDLHLLFNLVGSSSSFRDGEGWTPICLPKFNTAGFFHAHISYLEPASDLCLILVSTDREDFFNLSDCKRRFLERLSRRTAYQSLKEALKCPSYSVTQVGIPELRHFLYKSKSSGLYTSPELPLPYQSLEEQERLMGLYQYLHSRLHQPTRPLRSIYRCGETENLLAWVTSGFELYLCFSPLGTKAMAVAAVNKLLKWIRREEDRLFILSPLTY from the exons ATGTTTGTTCATGCACAGTCCTTTGAGGACCTGACTGCTGACAGTGAGCCGACTACTGAGCCAGAGCCTGAAGGAGAGACTGTGATTGGAGAGTCAGCAGAGGAGGAGGCTCTATGTCTGGGGGCTGAGCAGGAGACCCAGGAGGAACAGCAGccggaggtggaggtagaggaggagcgCCCAGAAAACAGGAGTAAGGAAGAGGATGTGTGCAGTGAGGTCTGGCGTAGCCACAGGAAGCATGTGTTTGTACTGAGCGAGGCAGGCAAGCCCATCTACACCCGCTACGGCACAGAGGAAGCCCTCTCCAGCACCATGGGGGTCATGATGGCACTGGTCTCTGTCGTGGAGGCAGATAAGAATATAATCCGCTCCATTCACGCAG ATGGTTACAAAGTGGTGTTCCTTCGCAAAACTCCTCTGGTCCTGGTGGGTGTGTCCCGGACctgtcagtcagacagagagCTGACGCGTGAGTTGCAGTACATCTACTACCAGATTGTCAGCCTGCTCACCCTCACCCAGCTCAACCACATCTTCCAGCACAAGCAGAACTACGACCTGCGCCGCCTACTGGCAGGTTCCGAGCACCTCACTGACAACCTGCTGCGTCTGCTGGACCGCGACCCGGGCCTGCTCCTCAGTGCTGTCACCTGCCTCCCCCTGGCCAGCTCCACCCGCGACCTGGTCTCCTCCAGCCTTCAGGCCGCCAAGGCCAAGAGCTTGGTCTTCTCCATCCTCCTGGCTGGGGACCGTCTGGTCACCCTGGTGCGCAAGAAGGACCAGTACCTGCACCACATGGACCTGCACCTGCTCTTCAACCTGGTGGGCTCCTCGTCATCTTTCCGCGATGGCGAAGGCTGGACGCCCATCTGCCTCCCTAAATTCAACACTGCTGGCTTCTTCCATGCCCACATCTCCTACCTGGAGCCTGCCTCTGACCTATGCCTCATCCTGGTGTCCACCGACCGGGAagacttctttaacctgtctgatTGCAAGCGCCGCTTCCTGGAGCGGCTGAGCCGACGCACTGCCTACCAGTCCCTGAAGGAGGCGCTGAAGTGCCCCAGCTACTCTGTCACCCAAGTCGGCATCCCAGAGCTCAGGCACTTTCTGTACAAGTCCAAGAGCTCAGGGCTCTACACTAG CCCTGAGCTGCCCTTGCCATATCAATCTTTAGAGGAGCAGGAGAGGCTGATGGGATTGTACCAGTACCTCCACAGCCGCTTGCACCAACCGACACGTCCCCTGCGCTCCATCTACCGCTGTGGAGAGACTGAGAACTTGCTGGCCTGG GTGACCAGTGGCTTTGAGCTCTACCTCTGTTTCAGTCCTCTTGGGACCAAGGCCATGGCCGTGGCTGCTGTTAATAAGCTGCTGAAGTGGATCAGGAGGGAGGAGGACCGCCTCTTCATCCTTAGTCCCCTGACATACTGA
- the LOC129851109 gene encoding macrophage-stimulating protein receptor-like: MVHWATQWLTCVWLQTVLASALDTCPSTAPSPVNFSVAYTMPFFQTKSPIQNIVTNSMYQEVYVASQNVVEAVNMSLEKVWELPTGPVGSPECKICNLCDVDKDPNFLENTDNEVLLLDTFFMYLYSCGSSQYGVCHFHQLKTDGQAPNKNSSKCLFRKESNSAAYCPDCLASPLGTKVTMVEEGQTVYFFVAATVNDSVTQRYGRKSISVRRPLATEDGFYSDVRGLTVLPSLRRTYNIEYVYSFFTQEFVYFLSVQRESPDQEFSPFQTRLGRLPRSEWEMRRYREVVLECRFEPKRRRRNPVSGSEAFKDVVYNVVQAAHFGKAGRELADELGAEEEDDILYGVFAVTDDNGVTEHDSALCAFPMDNVNKAIDDGVDDCCKSGPEQLSRGLCHFQACESCPHESMENNATCRDHPSMVSKPYYRVDLFNKQMNDVLLTSLLVTTIENKTVAHIGTSTGRLLQLVLRRSSPTIFANYTLVENQRVSSIAAVYSSESLLFVVGDKVIQVPQRGPGCQHFMTCAMCLMAPEFMGCGWCSGVCSWKEECSGRWRNKSCPPGITGFFPKMAPPDGQSELTLCGWEFQSPLRPAISSRTHLVRLGQTACAVLPLKSNNTHLVCKIRSGAIELSKPVNITVEVQEGKVEGRYSIDGKAEMPGFTFVIPNITEIQPNYGPRVGGTLITVTGPHLDAGKTRRVTLNGEPCPITSVTAPRGNMSSIICLSQPISEVRDVPLSVFIDKSPVLTTKVFYYKENPEVTAVLPDCSFDRGSKIIIEGKNLDSVYRTIIRFRPNESHLKPVTRECKGKSLPTRMECITPAFPREETEEGELSFDMDGAVGLWNGVFSYHPYGEPIPFETEGHVLRLYAGQDEVSLHHQKLNLVSSCMTITMTVGGVDCDAKVLDNEITCRIPRNVTISGLPVKISINGQVHNVGTVVLVSNHYMVGIVLGILGALVAGAVLAFVVMKHLRKQKKASQVETRLAHNHNRSGSSSVELSPVGDYRRVVLPQRPSSVLGSPVVFPSSAYAAGSMDPTLNPLMPPEKISISSFRPELLEEVKDVLIPADMLIVQHHQIIGKGHFGTVYHGYFTDHNNREIHCAVKSLNRITDVEEVEQFLKEGILMKGFHHTNVLSLLGILLPQEGLPLVVLPYMKHGDLRHFIRCEKRNPTVKDLIGFGLQVAKGMEYLAHMKFVHRDLAARNCMLDESYTVKVADFGMARDVFDKEYYSVQDHRKAKLPVKWMAIESLQTQKFTAKSDVWSFGVLIWEMLTRGASPYPEVDPYDITHYLLKGRRLPQPQFCSDPLYAIMLQCWDPDPEMRPSFATLVSAVLTILSGLEGEHYISLKVTYVNLDQPRPYPALTESADECDSSDTEDTRSMSS; this comes from the exons ATGGTCCACTGGGCCACCCAGTGGTTGACATGTGTCTGGCTCCAGACTGTCCTGGCTTCCGCGTTGGACACCTGTCCCTCCACAGCCCCTAGCCCTGTCAACTTCTCTGTGGCCTACACCATGCCCTTCTTCCAAACAAAAAGCCCCATCCAAAACATAGTGACCAACTCAATGTACCAGGAAGTATATGTTGCATCTCAGAATGTGGTCGAAGCTGTGAACATGAGTTTGGAGAAGGTGTGGGAGCTTCCTACAGGCCCTGTGGGCAGCCCTGAGTGTAAGATTTGCAATTTGTGTGATGTTGACAAGGATCCCAACTTCCTAGAGAACACTGACAATGAGGTATTGTTGTTGGATACGTTCTTTATGTATTTATATTCTTGTGGGAGTTCTCAATATGGTGTGTGCCATTTCCACCAACTTAAGACAGATGGACAAGCACCCAATAAGAATTCTTCAAAATGTTTATTCAGAAAAGAATCTAACTCTGCTGCCTATTGCCCTGACTGCCTTGCCAGCCCGCTGGGAACCAAAGTCACCATggtggaggagggccagactgtaTACTTTTTTGTGGCTGCCACTGTCAACGACAGTGTTACACAGAGATATGGCAGGAAGTCCATATCAGTGCGCCGACCATTGGCAACAGAAGATGGGTTCTACAGCGACGTCCGGGGACTGACTGTTCTGCCTAGCCTGCGCCGGACCTACAACATTGAGTATGTCTACAGCTTCTTCACCCAGGAGTTTGTCTACTTCCtgtctgtccagagagagagcCCTGACCAGGAGTTCTCCCCGTTTCAGACTCGGCTGGGCCGCCTGCCGAGGAGCGAGTGGGAGATGAGAAGGTACCGGGAGGTGGTTCTGGAGTGCCGTTTCGAACCCAAGCGGAGGAGGAGGAACCCGGTGAGCGGGAGCGAGGCCTTTAAGGATGTGGTTTACAATGTGGTGCAGGCAGCCCACTTTGGAAAGGCAGGCAGGGAGCTGGCAGATGAACTAGGGGCAGAGGAAGAGGATGACATCCTGTATGGAGTGTTCGCTGTCACAGATGACAACGGGGTCACAGAGCACGACTCAGCCCTCTGTGCCTTTCCCATGGACAACGTGAACAAGGCTATCGATGACGGGGTGGATGACTGCTGTAAGTCCGGCCCAGAGCAGCTGTCCCGGGGACTGTGCCACTTCCAGGCCTGCGAGAGCTGTCCTCATGAG AGCATGGAGAACAACGCCACCTGCAGGGACCACCCCAGCATGGTGTCTAAGCCTTATTACAGAGTGGACCTCTTCAACAAGCAGATGAATGATGTCCTGCTCACCTCACTGCTGGTCACCACCATTGAGAACAAGACCGTGGCACACATTGGCACCTCCACTGGACGGCTCCTGCAG CTTGTTTTGAGAAGATCAAGCCCTACTATCTTTGCTAATTACACCTTGGTAGAGAACCAGAGGGTCTCCTCCATTGCTGCTGTGTACTCATCAGAATCTCTACTGTTTGTGGTTGGAGACAAG GTGATCCAGGTACCTCAGAGGGGGCCAGGCTGCCAGCACTTCATGACCTGTGCAATGTGCCTGATGGCTCCTGAGTTCATGGGCTGTGGCTGGTGCTCTGGAGTGTGCTCTTGGAAGGAGGAGTGCAGTGGCCGCTGGAGGAATAAGTCTTGCCCCCCTGGTATCACCGGG TTCTTTCCCAAGATGGCTCCCCCTGATGGTCAGTCAGAGCTGACTCTGTGTGGCTGGGAGTTCCAGTCTCCCCTGAGGCCTGCCATCAGCTCCAGAACCCACCTGGTCAGACTGGGACAAACAGCCTGTGCTGTGCTGCCACTGAAGAGCAACAACACACA CCTGGTGTGTAAGATTCGCTCTGGGGCCATTGAGCTGTCCAAACCAGTTAACATCACTGTAGAGGTGCAAGAGGGGAAGGTGGAGGGCCGCTACTCCATCGACGGGAAAGCAGAGATGCCAGGATTTACCTTTGTG ATTCCCAACATCACAGAGATCCAGCCCAACTACGGGCCTCGTGTTGGGGGAACTTTGATCACTGTGACTGGGCCTCACCTGGATGCTGGGAAGACCAGAAGGGTCACTCTGAATGGAGAGCCCTGCCCAATCACCAG TGTCACAGCGCCCAGAGGGAACATGTCCTCCATCATCTGTCTGTCTCAGCCCATCTCGGAGGTGAGGGACGTCCCCCTCAGTGTGTTCATAGACAAGTCCCCCGTCCTCACCACCAAGGTCTTCTACTACAAAGAGAACCCCGAGGTCACAGCCGTCCTCCCAGACTGCAGTTTTGACAG GGGGTCAAAGATAATCATTGAGGGGAAGAACTTGGACTCTGTATACAGGACCATCATCCGCTTTAGGCCCAATGAGAGCCACCTGAAGCCTGTCACCAGA GAGTGCAAAGGCAAGTCGTTGCCCACACGGATGGAGTGCATTACCCCTGCTTTCCCCCGggaagagacagaggaaggggagCTCTCCTTTGATATGGATGGAGCTGTTGGACTGTGGAATGGAGTGTTCTCCTACCACCCCTATGGCGAGCCAATACCCTTTGAAACTGAGGGCCATGTACTTAGGCTGTATGCTGGACAAGATGAAGTGTCACTACAT CACCAGAAACTGAATCTTGTGAGTTCCTGCATGACAATCACTATGACAGTGGGAGGAGTGGATTGTGACGCGAAGGTTCTGGACAATGAAATCACCTGCAGGATCCCTAGAAACGTAACCATCAGTGGACTGCCTGTGAAG ATCTCCATCAATGGGCAGGTTCACAACGTTGGGACTGTGGTCCTGGTCAGTAACCACTACATGGTGGGCATCGTACTGGGGATACTGGGGGCCCTGGTGGCGGGGGCCGTGCTGGCCTTCGTAGTCATGAAGCACCTGAGGAAGCAGAAGAAAG CCTCTCAGGTGGAGACCCGTTTGGCCCATAACCACAACCGCTCCGGCAGCAGTAGTGTGGAACTGTCACCTGTAGGGGACTACAGAAGAG TAGTCCTGCCTCAGAGGCCAAGTTCGGTTCTGGGAAGCCCAGTGGTATTCCCCAGCTCGGCCTATGCTGCAGGCAGCATGGACCCCACCCTCAACCCCCTCATGCCCCCTGAGAAGATCTCCATCTCcagctttagaccagagctcctGGAGGAGGTGAAGGACGTGCTGATCCCAGCAGACATGCTCATCGTCCAGCACCACCAGATCATTGGCAAGG GTCATTTTGGCACAGTTTACCATGGCTACTTCACAGACCATAACAACAGAGAAATCCACTGTGCTGTCAAGTCATTGAACA GGATAACAGATGTAGAAGAGGTAGAGCAGTTTCTGAAGGAGGGCATCTTGATGAAGGGTTTCCATCACACCAACGTTCTCTCTCTGCTGGGCATCCTGTTGCCTCAGGAGGGGCTCCCCCTGGTGGTACTACCTTATATGAAGCACGGGGACCTCCGCCACTTCATACGCTGTGAGAAAAGG AACCCCACGGTGAAAGACCTGATTGGCTTTGGGCTTCAGGTTGCCAAGGGGATGGAGTACTTAGCACATATGAAGTTTGTGCACAGAGACCTCGCAGCACGCAACTGCAT GCTGGATGAGTCGTACACAGTGAAGGTGGCAGACTTCGGCATGGCCAGGGATGTGTTCGATAAGGAGTACTACAGTGTTCAGGACCACAGGAAGGCCAAGCTACCAGTCAAGTGGATGGCCATTGAGAGCCTACAGACACAGAAATTCACTGCCAAGTCAGACGTA TGGTCCTTTGGGGTGTTGATATGGGAGATGTTAACCAGAGGAGCAAGCCCCTACCCAGAGGTGGACCCCTATGACATCACACATTACCTGCTGAAAGGCAGGAGACTCCCCCAACCACAGTTCTGTTCTGACCCTTT GTATGCCATCATGCTGCAGTGCTGGGACCCAGACCCAGAGATGAGACCCAGCTTCGCAACGCTGGTGTCTGCTGTCCTGACCATCCTGTCTGGCCTTGAGGGGGAGCACTACATCAGCCTCAAGGTCACCTACGTCAATCTGGACCAGCCACGCCCCTACCCTGCCCTCACAGAGTCCGCAGACGAGTGTGATTCCTCAGACACTGAAGACACACGCTCAATGTCCTCCTGA